A region of the Microtus ochrogaster isolate Prairie Vole_2 linkage group LG1, MicOch1.0, whole genome shotgun sequence genome:
GCAGGGTGTCTGGGGTCCCTGGctggctctgccccctccccgcccccatacTGTGCATTCCTGGACGGGGAGAGCAGGGCCCAGCTGGGCCAGGGCCTGTAGGTCCCACAGGGTGTCAACTTATGAGCGCAAGTCCCTATCACCCTGTGTGTCGGGTCAGTCACACATGAACTGTGCATCCCTTTGACACTTGGGCCTTGGTGTAATGTGGGTGTCGGCGTCCAGATGACCGCCCTAGATGCCCCACCAGGATCAAGTACCCTCTTCACTGAGCTGTGTGACCCATGATCTGTGTAGTCATTCACTGCCCCCTTCTGGCCATGTGCGTTCAGGGTGCCGCCTGCCGTCACCCTGGTGGGTAGCAGTTGAGCGTTTATGAAGCATCTGATTTGTATTACTCCACCCAGTCGGGATGTAAGTGGGTCCCAGGACCTAGGGGGCTCTGGTTCCTGAGGGAGCTGCCCACTGACCTGAGGTCCATGGCCATTCGCCTCTGGCCTATGCAGTACAGACCCCTAAGGGCCCATCTGGCCCTTCCCTGACTGTGGGAGGTGTCCCATGCCTGTCTCCTAAGAGCCACACCCTACAGCCTGTGTGCTGGTTGTGGGGGCCCCACATGGTGTCCATGCACTAGGAGACCTGCAGCTGTGACCCCGTGTCCCCCACAGGTACACGGAATGCAGTGCTCAACACGGAGGCACGCACAGTGGACGCAGACGTGCTGAGCCGCCGCTGTGTGCTTATGCGGCTTCTGGACTTTTCCTATGAGCACTACCAGAAGGCCTTGCGACAATCAGCGGGCGCTGTGGTCATCATCCTCCCCCGGGCCATGGCCGCTGTGCCCCAGGATGTTGTCCGGGTGAGCCTGTACCACTATCCCACGCTTGTTCCTCAGGTtgcatctgtttctttttttttttttttcgagacagggtttctctgtagctttggagcctgtcctggaactagctctgtagaccaggctggtctcgaactcacagagatccgcctgcctctgcctcccgagtgctgggattaaaggcgtgcgccaccgtcgcccggcttttttgttttgtttcttttttttcttttttctcaggtTGCATCTGGAGTGTGTCTTTGGGCCATTTGCTTTGCCCTTCTGCATCTGAAGAAGGTTTCTTGTCCCTGAGGACACTCGGCTGCATACTCTGCCGTTAAGAACGGGCtgagaggccgggcggtggtggcgcacgcctttaatcccagcacttgggaggcagaggcaggcggatctctgtgagttcgagaccagcctggtctacaagagctagttccaggacaggctccaaaaccacagagaaaccctgtctcaaaaaaaaaaaaaaaaaaaaaaaaaaaaaacgggctgAGGTGGGGGAGCCACTCCAGGGGTggccctgtctcctgagtgcataCACTCCAGGGGTggccctgtctcctgagtgcataCATTCCAGGGGTGGCCAGGTCTCCTGAGTGCATGTACTCCCCACAGCAATTCATGGAGATTGAGCCCGAGATGCTGGCCATGGAGACCGTGGTCCCTGTGTATTTTGCCGTGGAGGATGAGGCCCTGCTGTCCATCTATGAGCAgacccaggctgcctctgcctctcagggctCTGCCTCCGCCGCTGAAGGTGAGCCAGGCTACCAGAGGGTGTGATGTGTCTCCGTGGCGGCTGGGGCTGTCTTGGGCCTCTGTGTTCACAGTATCCACCCCAGCTGTGGGCCCAAGTGACTCGTCCCTTCTGTCCCCAGTGCTACTGCACACAGCCACGGCCAATGGTTTCCAGATGGTGACCAGCGGagcccagagccaggcagtgagcGACTGGCTGATCACCAGCGTAGAGGTGAGTGCCCTGACCCTCAGGTCCagacatgcctctgcctctgcggCACGCCAGGGGTAGTGGAGACCCAGGAACTCgcccagcaccacagaaatgAGGCCTGGTAGCTccacctgggagactgaggcatccatggctgcatagtgagtttgatgCTGGCCTGGTATACAGGAGACCCCTCTTTAATAGAAGAACCCCCCTATTTAGAGTTCTGGGTTGGGGGCACAGAACTTGGGACGGTGGTGGGTCGGGCTGCAGGACAGACTGCAGGAGCATCTGCAGCGTCCCCACTGCTGCTGTCTTGGGATGAGTAGGCTGTGAAGGCCTCAACATTTGGGCAGGGACAGCCTCGCTGTACGCCCCCATCCTGGGCCAAATGGTTTGTGCTCTTGTCCATTAGTGAGCCAGCATGGCCTGTGCCTGCCCTGAGGGAAAAGGCTCACAGCATACCAGGGTGACCCTTGGGAAGCACCTGGGACCATCGCTCCATCGTCTCTCCACAGGGACGGCTGACAGGGCTGGGAGGTGAGGATCTCCCCACCATTGTCATCGTGGCTCACTACGACGCCTTTGGCGTGGCCCCAGTAAGTACCTGGTGTGCAGTCCAAGAAGGGACAGGGACACCTCAGGCAAGCAAGGCAGGGGCTGCCAGCTGCTCCGGGCACCAAAATGTTGGGTGATGTAGTGTGGGACTCCGAATGTCTGACCCATGGTGACCTCAGCAGCcgcatttaattggggctcacATACAGTTGTCCATCATGGCGGCCAGCAGGTGTGTCGCTGGAAGAGTAACTGAGCCTGGGCTGGGCTTTCGACACCTcacagcccaccctcagtgacatacttccttcccCAAGGACCACTCCTTGTTCCTCTCAAGTAGTGCCAAAGACATGTGaccctctgggggccattcttatccaaaccaccacactgggctccAGTGCCACCAGGTCCCCAGCCTCCAAGGGCAGACCGGCCCAAGCGCCCCTGACTTCCCTTTGTTGGTCATGGGCTCTCTgagagctctggctgtcatgaaCTGAGAGAtcccccttccccagcctcctggGCTGCAGTTAAAGGGGTGGCCACCACATTCCTCCCCATGGGTGTTCACGTCTCCCTTCTACCTGCTTGTGCCCCACGTGAGGCTTGGCACCTCATGGACGGGCCTGGCCTGCAGGAGGCGTAACCAACAGGTCCTCTGCCCACAGTGGCTGTCGCTGGGCGCCGATTCGAATGGCAGTGGCATCTCCGTGCTGCTGGAGCTGGCTCGTCTCTTCTCACGCCTCTACACATACAAGCGCACACATGCAGCGTGAGTGCCAGCCATGGGGGCGGTCCTCAGGTGACCCCACTGTACATCCCACACCAGATGCTGCCATTCCCAGAAGGGCTGGACCTGTCCAGGAATGACTGCAGCCAATCTCGGTTCTGTACCAGGATGCTCCTGGGTGGGGCTCTGTGGGAATCCATGCCCATACTGTGACAGCCACGTGTGTCCTGAGGTGCTGCGCAGGGTTGGCTGCAGGGCTGGTCACGTGAGAGCCGCTTTGACATTTGTGAGCTGGGCACACAGGGTAGCCCTGAGAGTGGCAGCCAGTGTGCCAGTTCTCAGTCTCCTCGGTCACAAGGCAGCTGCAGTCAATACATGGGGGTTGCCTCGTCCCTTCCTTACCGCCACGAGGCAGCTGTGTTTTTGCTCACCCCAGGCCCTCATGGCCTGCACCAGTCCTGACTGGTTTGACAGCCCTATGTGACAGTGGCCAGTCAGTAGTATGGGCCAGGAACAACCTGGGCTCAGTGACTGCCCTGTGTGTCATCATTGGGCAGCTTGGCTGTGGTTCCCAAGCAGGTGAGGGTGTGGGGCacctgtgtgtggctcagggtcCTTCTAGTCAAGGTGGGCATCAGCTGGCCACTGGCATCTGGGAACGTGGTGGTCTGGGGATGGAGTGCTAGTCCGGGTTCCTTGACGTGAGTGTCCTCAGTGGCCTCCCACTGCAACATTCGGGACACATATGACTCCTATTTGGGGATTCCCTGGGGTGGTGTAGGGTGTGTCACCTGGTGGTAGGTCTGGAGAGATCTGGGGTTTCCATGTGCCCAGTCAGGGACCTGTGGCCTGACCACGGCCCGTGACACTGCACTCGCAGGTACAACCTCCTCTTCTTCGCATCAGGAGGAGGCAAGTTCAACTACCAGGGCACCAAGCGATGgctggaggacagcctggaccacacaggtGAGTGGGGCCTGGGTGGGTGGGCCGCTGGGCAGGGCCCAGCGGGGCCGAGTCTGGGTTGGGGGTGCCTCAcgcccctgacacatgcctgtccTGCAGACTCCAGCCTTCTGCAGGATAATGTAGCCTTCGTGCTCTGTCTGGACACCGTGGGCCGAGGCAGCCACCTGCGCCTGCACGTGTCTAAGCCACCTCGGGAGGGGACGCTACAGCACGCCTTCCTGCGTGAGCTGGAGACAGTGGCCACGCACCAGTTCCCTGATGTCAGCTTCTCCATGGTGCATAAGAAGATCAACCTGGCGGACGACGTGCTGGCTTGGGAGCATGAGCGCTTTGCCATCCGCAGGCTGCCCGCCTTCACGCTGTCGCACCTGGAGAGCCACCGTGCGGGGCCGCGCAGCAGCATCATGGACGTGCGGTGAGTGGGTGCCCAGGAGACAAGCCATTTTCCGGGTCTTTCCTGGGACCTTCCATGGGGCGCTCTTTATTGGGACACCTAGAATCTTCCGCGGAAGGGAGGGGTGGTGACATCTTGTATAATGCCTTCTGTGGGGGCTAGATCCTAGGGTCTTCTCTGGGGcttccttctagaaccttctgtggGGGGCACCTTTCATCCCCTTCCAAGAAGAAAACTTCTGGGCTGGGGCAAGAGCTGCTGCTCATGAGGGGGCAAAGAGCCatcttctggaactttccatggGCTGGCCACAGCTGTGTGACCACGTGGAGCAGAGTGGGCGCTTGTCCAGGGCGAGGGTGGGACTGGGAGTTAGGAGCGGTCTGGGAGGGCAGCAGCTGGTCACACACCTGGAGCCGCTCAGGCTGGCTGATGGGTTGAAGGAAGGTCACTTGTCCACCCCCTCGCGAGCCTTGAGGTGACCATTCCCTGCAGGACGTCCTGGATCCTGCAGGTGCTGCACTGTCCCCACACCATGCCTCAGCTCCCCCACCACACTGGGCCGTGGCTGCCCTGCGGGGTGTCCGTGGTCAGACACACTGTTTACCTGGTCCCTGTGGCCAGCCACCCCGAGCCCAGGCACCAGGGACAGCACGCCCTATCTGAAGAACCTATCCCTGTGTTCTCAAGGGCTCGGGTGGACTCCAAGACGCTAACGCGGAACACGCGGATCATTGCTGAGGCCCTGACACGGGTTATCTACAACCTGACGGAGAAGGTAAGCCGTCTGGTCCTGGCCCTGGCCTGGTGCACACAGCCCTGCTGGGCTGCCTCACCCTGTCCTTTCCCTCTTCAGGGGACTCCCCCGGACATGCCAGTGTTCACGGAGCAGATGGTAAAGTGTGGGCATGGGGTGGGACCCTGGGGACCACTGCTGTGACCCCTGCGTGACCCCAGCCTGCACCTGGCCCTCTCAGGTCCAGCAGGAGCAGCTGGACTCAGTGATGGACTGGCTCACCAACCAGCCGCGGGCTGCGCAGCTGCTGGACAAGGACGGGACGTTCCTGAGTACACTGGAGCACTTTCTGAGCCGCTACCTGAAGGACGTGCGGCAGCACCACGTGAAGGCTGACAAGCGGTGAGCAGCAGACGCAGTCCCCGTGGCCTTACCTTGTCCTCAGCGAGAGGGGCACAGGCCAAGGGACAGCGTGGACACCAGGCCTGGGCTGCACCCTTCCCTAGAAAGACTTCCCAGGCAGGGAAGTTTCTAGTCCTTTTctcaactatttaaaaaatatctttaagccaggcagtggtggcgcacacctttaaccctagcatt
Encoded here:
- the Ncln gene encoding nicalin: MLEEAGEVLENVLKASCLPLGFIVFLPAVLLLVAPPLPAADAAHEFTVYRMQQYDLQGQPYGTRNAVLNTEARTVDADVLSRRCVLMRLLDFSYEHYQKALRQSAGAVVIILPRAMAAVPQDVVRQFMEIEPEMLAMETVVPVYFAVEDEALLSIYEQTQAASASQGSASAAEVLLHTATANGFQMVTSGAQSQAVSDWLITSVEGRLTGLGGEDLPTIVIVAHYDAFGVAPWLSLGADSNGSGISVLLELARLFSRLYTYKRTHAAYNLLFFASGGGKFNYQGTKRWLEDSLDHTDSSLLQDNVAFVLCLDTVGRGSHLRLHVSKPPREGTLQHAFLRELETVATHQFPDVSFSMVHKKINLADDVLAWEHERFAIRRLPAFTLSHLESHRAGPRSSIMDVRARVDSKTLTRNTRIIAEALTRVIYNLTEKGTPPDMPVFTEQMVQQEQLDSVMDWLTNQPRAAQLLDKDGTFLSTLEHFLSRYLKDVRQHHVKADKRDPEFVFYDQLKQVMNAYRVKPAIFDLLLAVCIGAYLGMAYTAVQHFHVLYKTVQRLLLKAKAQ